From the Xyrauchen texanus isolate HMW12.3.18 chromosome 49, RBS_HiC_50CHRs, whole genome shotgun sequence genome, one window contains:
- the LOC127640424 gene encoding LOW QUALITY PROTEIN: exocyst complex component 3-like protein (The sequence of the model RefSeq protein was modified relative to this genomic sequence to represent the inferred CDS: inserted 2 bases in 1 codon), protein MSDKNGYDNHEDALVPVEVWPELERAECLARGAALKWASGVFCCPEHLEKLGQYRKRESQRTTSIQSRLKSSVQSYLEGVDWGLGQLREARAGLREVSHDLHKARLETSKNSDEVTTLETLREVSLHHRQLLAAVSNLPRLYKVRNMVLETERLVESRRLLEAHARLMELECWQDEVLLQLQGPKGSSGTGLGSEDEEHLQNYFSGVGRLVDALAKELWAVVGSWLSLTHQNPTPFVSAVRIVEREEALDKFFMEERRSASGHYRTMPPGRPRCWRERFFEVLEEGVSSRFRSVSYLPTQGPWLASHLSGLQHGIMEDLSTVRNILEQCVPPHYHLTRAYLRSCHQFLQTHLGLVTGWELESGEIFAVLNWVLQIYNSSEMMGDPDLVSELEIEDLGPLISQEGLEQLQNKYVQKVRKSVSEWMHKALEVELTDWQRDQEPDIDHEGCYHTSLPTIITQMLEENTRVALMISEAQRDQTIQMGLHEMENLLRRFRDAIIEFGTEHYRDLTSNSNKFYLHYLLACISNCIILKTSAESLQKQLCSFPSNRLSHVPTGPLAALDRAVRKACQLVMDHLLFELQPHLQGLLSHTWLVQEDLTPKMCGVLEHHCELYNRVRQPCRQRLKEECQWLTVVEYVRTLMQKRLVCRSCDERCQLAQXLTQDAEQLRNHFQSMEIEVTIGEVNPTALILVLADLIYLKDMGMLTLEISQLVTKYPDISEKHVSVMLDIRGDVPKDVRGSVLDFLEHSAPPLPPGYRPIFSEILVPSSCMSFCLPTAKCT, encoded by the exons ATGTCAGACAAGAATGGCTATGACAATCATGAAG ATGCCCTTGTGCCAGTGGAGGTATGGCCAGAGCTGGAGAGAGCTGAGTGTTTGGCTCGGGGTGCTGCACTGAAATGGGCCTCAGGTGTCTTTTGTTGTCCAGAGCATCTGGAGAAACTTGGACAATACAGGAAAAGAGAGAGCCAACGAACCACTTCTATTCAATCCAGATTAAAG TCATCTGTACAGTCCTATTTGGAAGGTGTTGATTGGGGTCTTGGTCAATTGCGAGAGGCACGAGCTGGGCTAAGAGAAGTGTCTCATGACTTGCACAAGGCAAGATTGGAGACCAGTAAAAATTCTGATGAGGTAACTACACTGGAGACACTTCGGGAGGTGTCTCTCCATCATCGCCAACTCCTTGCTGCAGTTAGCAACTTGCCACGCCTCTACAAAG TGCGAAATATGGTGCTAGAGACAGAGAGGCTAGTGGAGTCTCGGAGGCTACTGGAAGCTCATGCTCGGCTAATGGAACTAGAGTGCTGGCAGGACGAGGTACTGCTACAGCTTCAGGGACCCAAGGGATCATCCGGAACAGGCCTAGGGTCTGAGGATGAGGAGCATTTGCAGAATTATTTCTCAGGTGTTGGACGGTTGGTGGATGCCCTTGCCAAGGAGCTTTGGGCAGTTGTAGGGAGTTGGCTGTCGCTCACTCATCAAAACCCCACACCATTTGTGTCAGCTGTACGTATAGTAGAGCGTGAAGAAGCTCTAGACAAGTTCTTTATGGAGGAGCGAAGATCAGCATCAGGACACTACAGAACCATGCCCCCTGGAAGACCACGCTGCTGGAGGGAACGCTTCTTTGAG GTGCTGGAGGAGGGAGTGTCATCCCGTTTCCGTAGTGTGTCGTACTTGCCCACCCAAGGACCATGGCTTGCTAGTCACTTGTCTGGACTACAGCATGGCATTATGGAAGACCTCTCAACAGTGCGCAACATTTTGGAACAGTGTGTTCCACCTCATTATCATCTAACAAGAGCCTACCTGCGATCCTGCCACCAGTTCTTGCAAACCCATCTTGGGCTAGTTACTGGATGGGAGCTAGAAAGTGGGGAAATTTTTGCTGTTCTTAACTGGGTTCTGCAAATTTACAACAG CTCAGAGATGATGGGTGATCCAGACCTTGTATCTGAGCTAGAAATTGAAGACCTGGGACCCCTGATATCTCAGGAAGGTCTCGAGCAGCTGCAGAATAAATATGTCCAAAAAGTTCGG AAGAGTGTCTCAGAATGGATGCACAAGGCTCTAGAAGTGGAGCTGACAGACTGGCAGAGGGACCAGGAACCAGACATTGACCATGAGGGCTGCTATCACACCAGCCTTCCAACCATCATCACTCAG ATGCTAGAAGAAAATACACGGGTGGCCTTAATGATAAGTGAAGCTCAGAGGGACCAGACAATCCAAATGGGCCTTCATGAGATGGAGAACCTCCTTAGACG GTTTCGAGATGCCATCATAGAATTTGGGACAGAGCATTACAGGGATCTCACCTCAAACAGTAACAAGTTCTATCTCCATTATCTTCTGGCCTGCATCAGCAACTGCATCATCCTCAA AACTTCTGCAGAAAGCCTGCAGAAACAGTTGTGCTCCTTCCCCTCAAACCGTTTATCGCATGTTCCAACTGGGCCTCTGGCTGCCTTGGACCGTGCTGTGAGAAAAGCTTGTCAGCTAGTCATGGACCACCTACTGTTTGAGTTACAGCCCCATCTTCAGGGGCTCCTGTCTCATACCTGGCTGGTCCAGGAAGATTTAACCCCAAAAATGTGTGGGGTTCTGGAACATCACTGTGAACTCTACAACAGAGTGCGTCAACCTTGTCGGCAG AGACTAAAGGAGGAGTGTCAGTGGCTAACTGTTGTTGAGTACGTCCGCACATTGATGCAGAAGAGACTGGTCTGTCGAAGTTGTGACGAGCGATGCCAGTTGGCCCA CTTAACACAGGATGCTGAACAGCTAAGGAACCACTTTCAAAGCATG gagATTGAAGTGACCATAGGTGAGGTGAATCCCACTGCATTGATACTTGTGCTGGCAGACCTAATCTATTTGAAAGACATGGGCATGCTAACACTGGAGATTTCTCAATTGGTAACCAAGTACCCTGATATTAG TGAGAAGCATGTTTCTGTGATGTTGGACATAAGAGGAGATGTCCCCAAAGATGTGCGGGGGTCTGTCTTAGATTTTCTGGAGCACAGTGCTCCACCTTTACCACCAGGATACCGCCCAATCTTCTCAGAAATCCTTGTTCCCTCTTCCTGCATgtcattctgtctgccaactgcAAAGTGTACTTGA